TTCTGACAACTCGTAATAATGTTCGGTATCAAGGGTCGACGTTGATGAAACAAATGTGAAGTATTTCGCCTTATTCAGAGCGGCCAAGTTCATCACATTTATAGTGCTTAGAACATTAGAGTCTCTTAATTTAGAATATGGATATACCCAATGAACTAATGCAGCGTTATGGATTATCACATCGATTTTATTAGCTAACTCTTCCCAAGCATGTTCTTCAAGTCCAAAGTTCTTCTTCGACAAATCTCCAAGAACTATCTCAATGCGGCTCTCGAACTCTTCACACCAAGTCCCATACGCCTTACACGATCCCTTCAATCTTTTTAATCCTTCAGTCGCGTTACTGGCCCTAACATGAGCATAGACCTTAGTAATATATTGATTTTTTGGTCTGTTTAAGATGTCAGCCAAGATGTATGATCCCAAAAATCCAGTAGCACCAGTTAAGAAAACATTGACTTTCGCAGGACCTTCTTTATTCTGAATAATAGAACTACGGGAAGGGTAAGAAGGTGCAACCATTGTATCCATTAATTTAGCAGCATCGTTGGCGTACTCGGAGATTTCATTGAGTACTGGAACGTCCGCCTTAGTGAGATTCTTGATCCTGCTAATCTCTTCCGTGAACAATTTGATAGTTGGGTATTTAAATATGGTACCTAGAGGAATTTCAAGGTTCAATTTGTTCCTTAATGTGAAAATCATCTTCGTTGCCAATATAGAATGACCACCCAAATCAAAAAATGTGTCATCACGAGATATCTTTGTTGTCTTAGTAGGTAACACTTCTTGCCAAATATCGCAGATTGCCTTTTCTTCTGCAGTCAACGAGACAGTTGTGCTGTGCTTCGCCAACAAATCAAATTGCTTTTGACATGGATACTTGAGCTTTGGTTTGTCCACTTTACCGTTAGGATTCAATGGTAACTTATTCATGATAATTATAACAGGTGGGATCGCATATAATGCTAGTCGTTTCTTTAAGTAGGCTTTAACATCAGCTATCAATGCCTCATAACGCAGCCATCCTAGAACTGTATCATCATCTATAGGTTCGTTTACGTCCGTGGTGAATTGCTTTATTTCAGGTTTTTCGAACCTTGGAATTAAAAATGTTATCAGCGTCGGCTCATCGGCGGCATTTTCACGGACTAAGGTGATATTCTCACGAATCAAAGGATGACGAGATACTGCAGTATCAATTTCTCCCAGCTCAATTCTAAACCCACGAATTTTCACCTGGTCATCTGCTCTTCCGCAACATTCACAGTTTCCATCCGGCAAATAACGGCCCAGATCACCTGTACGATACAATCTGTCTCTTGGGCCAAACCAAAATTGGCCCCATGTATTATCCTTGGGAGCGCATATTGAACTCCAATGGTTCTTGTTGACAAACCAATTTTCGAGGAACTTTTCTTTGTTCAATTCTGGTAACCCACGGTAACCTTCCGCTAAACCGCCTGCACGTACATATAACTCACCAACTTCCCCAACACCACAGAGTTTGTTTCTATCTTTTCTGTTAACAACTAACAGCTGGACATCAACCATACCTCTCCCTGCAGGTATAACATCTTTAACCTTTTCAAGGAAATCTGGTTCTATTGCTTTGGGTTTGACTTCAAAATAAGAAACTGCGCGCTGAGTTTCAGTGGTCCCATACATATTCACAATGTTAGCATTTTTAGCTAGTTTTTGCAACGTAGTACAATCCCTTTTAGTTAGAATATCTCCAACAAAGAAGGCATGATGTAGTTTAGGAAATGGTACTGTTGCATGAGCTGTCAACAATTGCCCCATCGCTGGCGTCAGGTGGGTGACAGTTGCTCCGTAATCGGCCATCCATTGCGCTAATTTGCCAGGTGTTCCAATGTCGTCAGCAGATGGGATTAATATCTGTGCTCCAAAGAATAGGGGAGTAAAAATGTCTCTCTGGATGGGATCATGAGCTATACCGCTCAACATCGTGAACTTGTCGTTAGGTGACAAAGAAAATCTCTCCGCCATCCAGTCAAAGTAGTAAGCAAGAGAAAAGGCTCTTCCTAAAACACCCTTTGGAATACCTTCAGATCCAGATGTAAATGATAAAGTCGGATTGCTGTCGGGGCCTACTGTCACACCTGTTCTTGTAGCTTTCAAATGGTTAACTTTTGAAAAGCAATCATCGCTGTCGCCAGAGATGACACCGCCTAATATTGTGCCGTCATTTTGCATTTTGACAGCAGGAATAATAGATAAAACGTTTAACTCCTTTGCTATAAAGTCATTCACCACATCACTTAAAGTGCCTGCTGACGCTATTACAATAACTACCTTTGGAATCGCAACTTTGAGATAAATATTTTGTCTTTCCGGAGGGTACGCTGGGTCAATTACTGAAAACGTCCCACCAGCTTTTAAAACACCCATAATAGAGCAGATTAATTCAACACTTCGAGATGAATATATTGTAACAACATCTTGAGGTTTGATACCAGCATCAATCAAATAGTGCGCCACAATATTAGACGCTTGGTCGATATCACGGTACGTGAAATACCGGCTTGTTTCGAGTCCATTACCAGGGGTTTCAATCACACACGTTTTTTCAGCGCATTTCACAGCATTATCTTGGAATATATCTTGAATAGAACCACGATATTTGTCCCAATGTAAGTTGGCAGTTGGGTCTGGAAGAATACCAGAAACTGACGGAGTAACCAACGATATAGATGTAATTGGGTCGCTATTCTTGTTTAGCACTGCCGATATTAAGCTTCTCAACTGCTCTCCCATTATCTCGATACGGGTACTTGAATATAACAGCGAATTGTATATTATGCTCAACGTATCTCCTCCCTCTAAGCTTAACAAGCAATCAATAACGTTGTGATGGAAACGCCCAAGATTTATCGCCAGCGCCCCAGAAACAATACCAACTGTAAATATATTGGGAGTCTTCTCTAATCCACTCTTTGCTTTCATGAATTCAGAGACCGCATCAAAGTCTCCTTTACCCATGTCTGCTACCGATTGCAACTCGGTGCTAACTGCTGTTAGTAGCGCTTGGAAGGACATTTCAGATGACACATTGATTCTTAAAACCTTATCATTATTAGCATACAGCAcaatttcttcattatcagTAAACCTGTATAACAGGGCTACCCATGCTGTAAGCGTAACGGTATAAGCTGTATCTGCAGTAAGACGGCCCAACTCCGGAATAGCATGCGAATATGTCTGTTCCTCTAATTGAGGTCCTTCAAGTGGCCTAGAAAAGTCATATGGAAGTCTAGTAATAGTAGCGTTCTCTAGTCTCTCGGACCAGGAACTGACAACATCAGCTGTGTCATCGTTCGTAGCAACCATGTTGTTAATCGCTGAGTCTAATAAACAATAAAAGCTCCAAATCCCAACTACACAATAATGATTCTATATATCATACGTATTTATAGAATTCTCTTATGGGTCTATGAGTAACTAATTTCACTTGCCTCCGTGTCTGATCTTTCCTGCTCTCTGTCCGTATTATGCAAATTACGTGagaataataataatacGCTAAATGAGTCAGGCTTCAAAATCTGCGTCCCATGAGCAACTTCCTACTACAGCTTTACCAGTAAGAAAGACAACGGCTAACCTGCCCGTAATACAATCTATTATACCTAGTACTGGTGCTCTAGAGCCTTTCTCTTGATATATGCACTACTAAAACTACTTTTCTTTACTAGTCTTAACGTGCGTGCGCTGTAGAAGATAGACCTTTGAAACGGACAGGCAAAACAAAAATGAAAACACTGTAAATAGAGCGCATATATCCAGTCAAGCAAGTATTTGTATACAGGCAGCTCCAAGGCGCAGCTTTAGTTCTTTGAACCTTTTATAAtttatcacgtgatttaTGAAACATTCAAAGTTGTTACCCGGTTTTGTTGATCCTTTTTATCAGAAAACTGAGAATCGTTGTAACCAAGTTCAAAGACCTAAAGTGAGCAATCCAGTGCGGTTAATAAGGCAATAAGGAGTCTctttgattttttttttgatatATAGTATTCGCGGTACTAAACTGAGCTTTATAGCAGCTGTCACTCGACGATATGTCCCAAAGGAAGTTGTTGCAAGAGGTGGACAAAGTACTAAAAAAGGTCAAGGAAGGTTTGGCAGAGTTTGATATTATTTATGATAAGTTTCAAGTCACGGAAAGTGACAATCAATCTTATAGAGAGAAACTTGAGTCAGATTTGAAAAGAGAAATTAAAAAGTTACAGAAGCACAGAGAACAGATAAAATCGTGGTTAAGTAAAGATGATGTTAAAGAAAGGAATTCATTACTCATGGAGAATCGACGTTTAATTGAGAACGGAATGGAGAGGTTTAAGTCTGTGGAAAAGATAATGAAGACGAAAAAGTTTTCTACAGAGGCTCTAAGTAATCCTGATCTTATTAAAGATCCGCGTGAACTTAAAAAACGGGACCAGTTTGTGTTTGTTGAAGATTGTTTGGAAGAGTTGCAGAAACAGTTAGAGTCCTATGAGGCGCAAGAACTTGCTGATAAGGTTGAGAGGCACCAGTTCCACATTACAAATCTGGAgaatattttgaagatgcTTCAAAACGATGAATTGGAGCCAGATGTTGTTGAAGAGTACCAGGAAGATATCAGATATTATGTTGATAATAATGATGATCCAGATTTTATTGAATACGAGACAATTTATGAGGACATGGGATGCGAAACTCAACTGGAAGATACCAAGGAACAACCAACCCCTGTAAAGCAGAAGGTAAAGTTAGAGCGATCACcaaaaaagaaaaatttGTCTCCAGCTCCTCCAAATATAGTTAACAAGGCGAGATCTTCTGTTTCCACCGCAGGTAGCGTCACTATATCGAGTGCTCCAGCATCGCAACCTTCTTCTGGAAGTCCGGTGTCTGCAGGAACTAAACAAGTAAAAAAAGACACCGTTCCTCAGATACCAGATTATTTACCGCCACCAAAAGATTTGAGTAAGGAAATTGAGGAAAACATAGAGCATGATCTAAATGTTAAAGCAGCATTCGCAAATCCGCTATTCAAAGAAGAATTGGGATACTGGTTGCAAGCCAAACGTCCACTGATTCAACCTTATGAGAACATGCCTGAAAAAATGATGAAGCAGCTCGAATCCTCGTTACTGAATTGTCCGGATTCTTTAGACGCAGATACCCCCTACCTTTATCAGCATCCTCTCTCCTTACCACACCCCACTTCAATATTTTTCCCAAATGAGCCAATCAGATTTGTTGCTAGTGGGTTGAATAGTAATGGCAGAGTTACAAAAGGCATATACGGTAAAACATCTATGGCACAAATaatgaccaagtttgaTCTTGATACCttattttttatattttatcaTTATCAGGGAACTTATGATCAATATTTAGCTTCTAGAGAGTTGACCATTCGAGGATGGATATATAATAGGGTCAACCGCTGTTGGTTCTATAAAGAAGTTGAAAAATTACCACCTGGAATGGAACAAACTGAGGAAGTATCATGGCGGTATTTCGATTTTCAAAAAAGTTGGTTAGCGAGACGTTGTGGTCCAGATTTCGTTTTTCGCCAAGAGGAGTTTGAACAACTATAGACTAGTTTATTATCTTATAGATAGATTCAAAGCCCTCTAATATATCATAGTACATATATCTGTAATATATAAAACAAATATTTAGCAATGCCAATATCTGGATGCTTTAAATTACTCAACTTGATTACAATTCCTTTTTAAGAAACTCCTCAGAGAAGTACGCAATTTGGTTAAAGTTGTATTCGAAACCGTCATCGCCTCCATAATATGGGTCATCAACAATTTTCTTGAAAACGCCATTAGTATTCCATTCACCAAATAAGTGTATCGTAGCTTTACTACCTTCTGGTTTCATCCGTTCCAAATTCCTCTTATTGGAATCATCCATGCAGATTATGTAGTCAAACATGTCAAAGTGGTGAGCTTTGATTTGTTGCCCACGATGAGAAACTGGAACTCCATTGTTCCTACAGGTGGAGGAACTTCTTGGATCAGGTTCCTCGCCTACATGGAACCCTGCGGTTCCAAATGAGTCAATTTCACTAAATCTATCTTCCAAATTAAAATCCTTAACCTTCTGTTTAAAGACGGCTTCTGCCATTGGTGAACGACATATGTTGCCTAAACAAACAAATGCCACTGCCAATTGCTTCGTCATTATTTATCTAGCAATATAGGATTTGTAATGATTGACTATATAGCTCTGCTTAAGCATGTTATTATAACCGTAGCGTTAAATAGTTTCGTACAATTTCGTGCTCCTGCAAGGACGAAAGTCAGTAAGGGAAGGAAATCAAAGAAGTGTTATTAGCGTCATCAGCGATCAGCGACCGTATGACCTCAGAAAATATTCACGCTTCTTAACAATGTGAGAGAAAGCTGTAAAGAGAATTTAAGAGTTCTATTAAATTTTGGTATGTATAAGTCAAGCTATTAAGAAAACCCTTAACCTAATTAATCAAGCATGAGGAACGTAAAAAGATTAAAGAAAAACCAATTCGATAAACTAGCATATTCTATATCGTAACCTCCTTAAAAGGCTTTCTTCAATGGGGATTCAACAGTCTTGCCCTTGTAGAAGGTGATAGTCTTTTCGGCCTTCTCCGCAATACCTTCTGGTGTAAAGTTGAAGAACTTGTAAACTTCAGGGCCCTTGCCAGAAACACCGAACCTATCAATACCAAATGATTGATGTGCGTACTTAGACCATCCAAGAGTGGACAAAACTTCCACAGATAAGATTGGAATACCGTCTGGGAACACAGAAGCACGGTACTCTTCTGATTGTCTGTCGAAGGTGTGGAAATCTGGTAGAGAAACGATTCTTGACTTAATGTTCTTGTTAGCCAAAACCTTGGCAGCGTCTACGCAAATACCGACCTCAGAACCAGTGGCAACAATTGTGATGTCGGCGTTCTCGACTTCTTGCAAAACATAACCACCCTTTGATGCCTTTTCAATGGAAGAACCTTCCAATTGTGGTAGGTTTTGTCTAGATAGAGAGATAACAGATGGTGTGTGTTTAGAGTTCAAAGCAACCCTGTATGCGGCAGACACTTCGTTACCATCAGCTGGTCTCCAAACATGCATGTTTGGCAGTGCTCTCAAGTGCGCTAGAGTCTCAATAGGTTGATGGGTAGGACCATCTTCACCTAAACCAATGGAGTCATGTGTTGCAACCCAGATAACAGGATGTCCGGACAATGCGGCTAATCTTACCGCACCGGCAGCATAGGAAACAAAGTTTAAGAAGGTAGCACCGAAAGCCTTGAAATTAGCACCGTAAGCAGAAATACCATTGATAATTGCACCCATACCGTGTTCACGGACACCAAATCTGAtatatctaccagaaaATTCACCTAGGCCAGATGCTGGGGGTTGGAAGTCAACAGCTTTACTCCATCTTGTCAAATTAGATGGTGTCAAATCAGCAGACCCACCAATCAATTCAGGAAGCTCATTGTAGATCGATTCAATGACAATTTCAGATAGTTTTCTAGAAGCAACAGCGGAGTCAGTTGGCTTATAGACAGGTAACTTGGACTCCCAGTTCTCTGGGAGCTTGCCTTCAAGTCTTCTCTTGAACTCAGCAGCTTCGTTAGGATAAGCCTCGGCATACTTGGCAAATAATTCCTCCCATTCACGCTCGTATTGTTGTCCTGGTTGGATAGTGTTCTTGTTATAGTAGTCGTAAACTTCTTGTGGGACGACGAAGGACTCGTCTGGGTTGAATCCAAGTTTAGTTTTGAGTTGCTTAACATCGTCAGCCTTCAATGGAGCTCCGTGAACTGAGTGAGAACCAGCAGCTAAGGAACCAAAACCAATAGTAGTGGTCATCTTTATCAAAGTTGGTTTGTCCTTAGACTTCTTGGCTTGTTCTAACGCATCAGCAATACCTTGTAGGTCTTCATCACCGTTGTtaacaaacaaaacttcCCATCCGTATGCCTCAAATCTCTTTACAACATCCTCATCAAAGGAAACATTAGTGTTACCGTCAATAGTAATCCTGTTGTCATCGTAAATGGCAACCAAGTTACCCAACTGTAAGTGGCCTGCCAATGAACAGGCTTCAGAGGCAACACCTTCTTGCAAACAACCATCACCCAAGAAAACATATGTAAAGTTGTTCGACAACTCAAATCCTGGTTTATTGTAAGTAGCAGCAATGTTAGCTTGAGCAATTGCTAAACCAACGGCATTAGACACCCCCTGGCCTAATGGTCCCGTAGTAACCTCAACACCAGGAAGCTCGTACTCTGGGTGACCTGGAGTTTTAGATCCAACCTGTCTAAACTGCTTCAAGTCCTCAATTGTTAAGTCAAATCCAAACAAATGCAACAATGAATACAACAATGCAACAGAATGACCATTAGAAAGCACAAACCTATCACGGTTAATCCACGTTGGGTTTTTTGGGTTAAACCTCATTTGTCTCCAGACAACATGAGCAGCTGGAGCCATACCAAGGGGGGCACCTGGATGGCCAGAATTAGCTTTTGAAACTTGATCAACAGATAATAATCTGATGGTAGAAACTGCTAAGTTATCAATGTCTGTTAACTGCTTCATATTCTTGTATAGTTTAAAATACCAAAAAATTGACTTTTGCGTTGGAGTTGGGAGGTGTTAGTTTTGGATAACAATTTTCTTATAAAGGGTTATTTAACGTTTACAGTTCCGTGTTTTACTAAAAAATCTTTGAAGTCCCAACCATTTTGCTTAGGGGTTATTTCTAAGCAAGCACATTTGTTTCGCCAGCAAAGCTTATACGAAATTTCACCAAGGCCGGGTAACTCTAATCCGTCGGTGAAAACCGGCTGCTTAAAGCGTAGTTCGAATCCCGAAACGGGCATTACTATATTAAATGTAACTAATTGAGATGTAGGCTTATGACTGTGAGATGTGATTCTATACCTTAGGATGGTTGGACTAGTATGGAGTTTGTAATTATTTGGAATCAGTACACTAACGTTTAATTGGTTCTGCAACTTCAACGTCTAGTATGAAAGAACCTTCATCATCTGTGTTACTGCTAGCAGCATCTGAAGAACCTTTAGTATCTGTCTTTTGGTTTTCTTCGGAATCAATTTCAATGTGATCTGAGATAATGTCAAGTTCTATAGGGTTCGATATCGATGGAGAATATATCGTACGTATTAGTGAATCGTCGCCTGGCAGGCTGCGGCCAGCTCCAGTTTTGCCTGCGCCAGCATTTCGGTTATCTTCGTCCTCTTCTGTAATTTGAACGAGCTTTGCTTTTCCTCTGATAGCTGTTGTAAGAGCGGGAGGTTTATCGGCGGTGCTATTCCGATCAGCTATGTAGCTGGCGATTTCAGAGCCCTCGTCGATATCATCGTCATCTCCTCCCAATATTGAGGAGCCTAGTGTTATATGAGAACGTATATCACCATTATTGAACAGTCGCCTGCGCGATGTCTTTTTGCCCACCGCTGTTACACCAGGTATATAAGCGACCGGCAACACATTCGATGCCCTTGTCATCACCGTGGCAGCGCTGCTTCTGTTTCTTGCCTGGTATATATCATTATTGTTTTCAATATATGTCCCGTCATGGGAACCGTTTGCTATTACCTGCTTTAAAATcttttcatcatcaatatctATGCTAATGTTACTTGAACTCCTTCCTCGCTTTCTATGTCTCCAGAACTTGAAATAGTACAAAACTAGTAGCAGCAGTACTCCTACCACCACTGCAGCCACCACTCCACCAACGATCCCTCCTAAATTTGCACCCTTGTCTTTATTTGAATCTTTGTCCGTCCGATTTTTCTTAACACATAATCTAGATGGACAGCTATGACAGTCCAACGGGGTCTGGATACAGTACTCATCCTCGGCACACGTTGGACACGGAGGAGGTGTCTTGGGGCACTGTACACAATCTGTCTCGCGGAACGACATTGCTCACAGCTACTTCAAAACGATGCTAGTGTTAAAATGTAAATTTATTCGCAACCGGGTATTTTATTTTTACTCTCAGCCTCGATTTTCTATACTAAAGCACGTCAAAAAATCTACTATATAGTAGTAGAATTCACCATTGACAATACTAAAATTGTGATGATAACACGACTTATATGAGTTCGTAAAATTTCAACCACAGTGAGAAGCGCTATGCAACTTCAGAAGTTCTTCAAACATACTCTAACCCACGATAATGGTAATTATTTTACAATTTTAAATATAGAAAGAGATATTATGCTTAGATAATGACAGAATAGATTGTAGAAATAGAATTCCTTCGCTTGCTTAAGctttaaaacaaaaaacTTGAATGGACTTATCTACAATTAACCTACGAAAGGAAATGAATGCTATTGTTAAAATGCAGATTTCTTTTAAGCTATTATTAGTTTTGGGTTTAGTAATGTAAAACCTGTTGAACCTTAGTGATAATATGGCGTGATTAAAGCACTCTATATACCAAGGTTAGTATCGGTATTCCGGGACGGTAATATAACCTCTTTCAGAGGCTATGTAGGACTACTTGGCTTAGCTTGTGCGTGACATGACTATTTGGGCCATATCTTGCTATAATCGTTATGCCTCGACTGTCACTTAATATCTACCTGTTACGGTTATGTAATAGAACTACGGGTTGCCACGGGTTGCAACAAGCTGCCACGGGAAATTTGAATAGCCGTTTAAATGATGAATGCGTACTTTCAAATCAGAAATACGATTATTttactatatatataaaattACACTACTCAAATTTTTAGTCATGTGATCCCAAGTTTTTCAAGGCTGTCCAAACTTACTTCTTTCTTGTCGTACTCGTCATCAAACCCTACTGCTAAATCATCGAGGGCACATCTATAATTGGAAGGCGAGACGCTCTTCTCTTTTGCCTGATGCAGGCTATGATACCTCATAACCCCTTCTTTTAGTTTCTCATATACATGTCTTGATGGGGTAGGGACAGCGTACGACATATGGTAGTTGGAACAACCTACGTAAGGCTTAAGAAGGTTCAATTGTACATTATACCTTGGGGACATGTTACTTAGATCATAATACCTGCTTTCTTGCGTATGTGATACCTTATTGAGATCTTCCGGTTGAGAATACCTCCATTGGCGCTTGTCTGGGGGATTATATGTTTTAATGTAGCTGTAGACCCCTAGGTCACTTATGAAGTTTGAACTCTTGAGCCATGACGTCATTCTTTTAAGCAGCCTCTTGGGGCGACCCGAGGGTCTCATCTGACCTGCAACGAATGAAGAGCTGACTTCCGCTGTACATCCCACAGATAGGGGACGGCTGATATTTGCGGCTTCATGAAAGCACTTACTCACAGAGGTAGTAATTTTTGGAAATAGACGTGAGAAAAAGCGTGGTTCATTGGTCCTGAGTACATTATCTACTCGGTTGATTTGTTTCTGCGTCGATTTATCCAGCAAATCAATGCGGATCATCATTTCATCATTTGTTTTCATCAATTCAGAAAACTCAGCATCATCTGGGCCCTCTAGGTTATCGTAGTTTATTTCCATAGCATCTATTGCTTCTTTAACATTTCGAAGTGCAAATGGGTAGCTGGGATCCACTGCAAACGAAGTTGATTCAGGTGTATTTATCACGCCATCGCTATTCAGTCTATAATCACCAAACAGGTCGCTAGTATTTCCGCTATTTTCCATTATCGGACTCCAGCTTTTAAAGGCCAGGTTTAGGTCAATAGACCCATCAAGAATGCTTGACTTACTCATGTCTAAAGGTTCCCTATCCGAGTCAGATATTTCCTGGCAAACTTAACGTTACTATAAATCGTCAAACGCCTTGTATGTTACAGTACTTACTATCGACCTTTGTAGTAACTAGTATGAATATATGCTAGATAGAGGGCCA
The Eremothecium sinecaudum strain ATCC 58844 chromosome II, complete sequence DNA segment above includes these coding regions:
- a CDS encoding transketolase family protein (Syntenic homolog of Ashbya gossypii ADL366W; Syntenic homolog of Saccharomyces cerevisiae YPR074C (TKL1) and YBR117C (TKL2)), translated to MKQLTDIDNLAVSTIRLLSVDQVSKANSGHPGAPLGMAPAAHVVWRQMRFNPKNPTWINRDRFVLSNGHSVALLYSLLHLFGFDLTIEDLKQFRQVGSKTPGHPEYELPGVEVTTGPLGQGVSNAVGLAIAQANIAATYNKPGFELSNNFTYVFLGDGCLQEGVASEACSLAGHLQLGNLVAIYDDNRITIDGNTNVSFDEDVVKRFEAYGWEVLFVNNGDEDLQGIADALEQAKKSKDKPTLIKMTTTIGFGSLAAGSHSVHGAPLKADDVKQLKTKLGFNPDESFVVPQEVYDYYNKNTIQPGQQYEREWEELFAKYAEAYPNEAAEFKRRLEGKLPENWESKLPVYKPTDSAVASRKLSEIVIESIYNELPELIGGSADLTPSNLTRWSKAVDFQPPASGLGEFSGRYIRFGVREHGMGAIINGISAYGANFKAFGATFLNFVSYAAGAVRLAALSGHPVIWVATHDSIGLGEDGPTHQPIETLAHLRALPNMHVWRPADGNEVSAAYRVALNSKHTPSVISLSRQNLPQLEGSSIEKASKGGYVLQEVENADITIVATGSEVGICVDAAKVLANKNIKSRIVSLPDFHTFDRQSEEYRASVFPDGIPILSVEVLSTLGWSKYAHQSFGIDRFGVSGKGPEVYKFFNFTPEGIAEKAEKTITFYKGKTVESPLKKAF
- the NOT5 gene encoding CCR4-NOT core subunit NOT5 (Syntenic homolog of Ashbya gossypii ADL364C; Syntenic homolog of Saccharomyces cerevisiae YPR072W (NOT5)), with amino-acid sequence MSQRKLLQEVDKVLKKVKEGLAEFDIIYDKFQVTESDNQSYREKLESDLKREIKKLQKHREQIKSWLSKDDVKERNSLLMENRRLIENGMERFKSVEKIMKTKKFSTEALSNPDLIKDPRELKKRDQFVFVEDCLEELQKQLESYEAQELADKVERHQFHITNLENILKMLQNDELEPDVVEEYQEDIRYYVDNNDDPDFIEYETIYEDMGCETQLEDTKEQPTPVKQKVKLERSPKKKNLSPAPPNIVNKARSSVSTAGSVTISSAPASQPSSGSPVSAGTKQVKKDTVPQIPDYLPPPKDLSKEIEENIEHDLNVKAAFANPLFKEELGYWLQAKRPLIQPYENMPEKMMKQLESSLLNCPDSLDADTPYLYQHPLSLPHPTSIFFPNEPIRFVASGLNSNGRVTKGIYGKTSMAQIMTKFDLDTLFFIFYHYQGTYDQYLASRELTIRGWIYNRVNRCWFYKEVEKLPPGMEQTEEVSWRYFDFQKSWLARRCGPDFVFRQEEFEQL
- the LTP1 gene encoding tyrosine protein phosphatase LTP1 (Syntenic homolog of Ashbya gossypii ADL365W; Syntenic homolog of Saccharomyces cerevisiae YPR073C (LTP1)) — its product is MTKQLAVAFVCLGNICRSPMAEAVFKQKVKDFNLEDRFSEIDSFGTAGFHVGEEPDPRSSSTCRNNGVPVSHRGQQIKAHHFDMFDYIICMDDSNKRNLERMKPEGSKATIHLFGEWNTNGVFKKIVDDPYYGGDDGFEYNFNQIAYFSEEFLKKEL
- the OPY2 gene encoding Opy2p (Syntenic homolog of Ashbya gossypii ADL367W; Syntenic homolog of Saccharomyces cerevisiae YPR075C (OPY2)); its protein translation is MSFRETDCVQCPKTPPPCPTCAEDEYCIQTPLDCHSCPSRLCVKKNRTDKDSNKDKGANLGGIVGGVVAAVVVGVLLLLVLYYFKFWRHRKRGRSSSNISIDIDDEKILKQVIANGSHDGTYIENNNDIYQARNRSSAATVMTRASNVLPVAYIPGVTAVGKKTSRRRLFNNGDIRSHITLGSSILGGDDDDIDEGSEIASYIADRNSTADKPPALTTAIRGKAKLVQITEEDEDNRNAGAGKTGAGRSLPGDDSLIRTIYSPSISNPIELDIISDHIEIDSEENQKTDTKGSSDAASSNTDDEGSFILDVEVAEPIKR
- the LYS2 gene encoding L-aminoadipate-semialdehyde dehydrogenase (Syntenic homolog of Ashbya gossypii ADL346W; Syntenic homolog of Saccharomyces cerevisiae YBR115C (LYS2)) gives rise to the protein MVATNDDTADVVSSWSERLENATITRLPYDFSRPLEGPQLEEQTYSHAIPELGRLTADTAYTVTLTAWVALLYRFTDNEEIVLYANNDKVLRINVSSEMSFQALLTAVSTELQSVADMGKGDFDAVSEFMKAKSGLEKTPNIFTVGIVSGALAINLGRFHHNVIDCLLSLEGGDTLSIIYNSLLYSSTRIEIMGEQLRSLISAVLNKNSDPITSISLVTPSVSGILPDPTANLHWDKYRGSIQDIFQDNAVKCAEKTCVIETPGNGLETSRYFTYRDIDQASNIVAHYLIDAGIKPQDVVTIYSSRSVELICSIMGVLKAGGTFSVIDPAYPPERQNIYLKVAIPKVVIVIASAGTLSDVVNDFIAKELNVLSIIPAVKMQNDGTILGGVISGDSDDCFSKVNHLKATRTGVTVGPDSNPTLSFTSGSEGIPKGVLGRAFSLAYYFDWMAERFSLSPNDKFTMLSGIAHDPIQRDIFTPLFFGAQILIPSADDIGTPGKLAQWMADYGATVTHLTPAMGQLLTAHATVPFPKLHHAFFVGDILTKRDCTTLQKLAKNANIVNMYGTTETQRAVSYFEVKPKAIEPDFLEKVKDVIPAGRGMVDVQLLVVNRKDRNKLCGVGEVGELYVRAGGLAEGYRGLPELNKEKFLENWFVNKNHWSSICAPKDNTWGQFWFGPRDRLYRTGDLGRYLPDGNCECCGRADDQVKIRGFRIELGEIDTAVSRHPLIRENITLVRENAADEPTLITFLIPRFEKPEIKQFTTDVNEPIDDDTVLGWLRYEALIADVKAYLKKRLALYAIPPVIIIMNKLPLNPNGKVDKPKLKYPCQKQFDLLAKHSTTVSLTAEEKAICDIWQEVLPTKTTKISRDDTFFDLGGHSILATKMIFTLRNKLNLEIPLGTIFKYPTIKLFTEEISRIKNLTKADVPVLNEISEYANDAAKLMDTMVAPSYPSRSSIIQNKEGPAKVNVFLTGATGFLGSYILADILNRPKNQYITKVYAHVRASNATEGLKRLKGSCKAYGTWCEEFESRIEIVLGDLSKKNFGLEEHAWEELANKIDVIIHNAALVHWVYPYSKLRDSNVLSTINVMNLAALNKAKYFTFVSSTSTLDTEHYYELSEKILKEGKSGLLESDDLSGSKTGLSGGYGQSKWAAEYVVRNAGKRGLRGCIVRPGYVTGASNNGSSNPDDFLLRLMKGCIQIGAAPDIKNPVNMLPVDHVAHIVTAASFHPPKTDEIAVANVTSKQQLLLCDFLHSLKVYGYHLRMEPYESWKTLLEETATDESNSLYPLLHFVLDRLPENTRTPALDYSNTMNSLIRDGADDKLVKEINNGVTNEQCGIYISFLRKVGYLPSPTSPDHESKKLPEIEISDEQVKLVTSGAATRSSAV